CCCGTGCTGGACGCCGCCGCCGGGATATTCGCCGTATCCGTTCACCTGATGATGATGCGCGACGGATCGTAATCCCCGGCGCCGGAAACGGCAGTCGAATCCGAAAGTGTAAGGCCGGTATTCTCCGGCACCCCGGGCGGATTTGTCGTCGCTTTCCTCCATAAAGGATCCCAGGCCAACCCACCCCTCGGCAACGCGCCGGCGCGAGACGCACCCGGCGGGTTGCCGAGCCTTTTTGGGCCGCGGGTGCAGCGATGGGAATCGCCAGCCCGGCGTTCATCCGGCCGCTCCTTCGCGCCGAATCCCTTCCTCTGCCTCCCGCCTACGCCTTGCGGCTTCCTCCCGCGCTTGCCACACCTCCGCCGCGGATCCCGGCTTGGGATTCGCTGATACAATCCTCAGCCAAGCATTCGCGCCCCGGATTCCATAACTCGACTGTCGGGAGGCCGGCATGAAGAACTTGCGGTGGGTTTTCATCCTCGGCGGCGTCATCGCCGTGGTCAGCTTCACCGTCAGCATCCTCGGCGTCGCCCAGGAGGCGGATTGGTCTGCGGTGCGCGAGATGAACATTCCCCGGATGCTGGAAACGGAAGAGTTGTTCCCCATTCCGGTCATGCTCATCGGCTTGGGAATCACGCTGTGGATGCTGCACCACTTCTACCGTCTGATCGTCCCGCCGACGATCAAGAACGGGGTGACCGCCGATGCGCGGGTGCTCAAGGTGTGGGATACCGGCACGACGATCAACGACAACCCGCAGATCGGGATGCTGCTCGAGGTGAAATCCCCGTCCGGCGAGGTGTTCCAGGCCGAAGCCAAGACCCTGGTTTCGCGGTTGAACGCCGCGCTTGTCCGGCCCGGGATCACCGCCCAGGTGGTGTACGATCCGGAGAAACCGAAGCGCATCCAATTGAAGGAAGTGCATGTGCAGAACCCCGCGGAGGAAAATTCGGTGGCGCGGATGGAGGAATTGGAAACCCTGCGAACCAAGCGCTTGATCACCGAGGAGGAATACCAGGAGAAGCGCAAGCAGATCCTCGCCAACTTGTGAGCATCCGCAACGCCCAACGGTTTCGGTCGTCGCGATGAGAAAAAACCCTGTACCCCGCCGGTCGGCCGTCTACGCGCGCAACCTGATCCGCTTTGCGGCGGGAACGCTCGCGGCCGGGTTGCTCGTCGCCTTCTACGGCATCCTTCCTTTCCAATACGCCGAAGGCCGCGCCCATCCCCCGCGGTTGCCCGTGTGTTGCGCCACTCCGGCGGATTGGGAAATCCCGTTCGCAGAAATCGAAATACCCTCCGAAGCGGGGATCCTCCTGCGCGGCTGGTACATCCGCTCGCGCAACGGCGCGGCGGTGATCGTCGCCCACGGGCTCGGCGGGAACCGGATTTCGGTCTTGCCGCAGGGAATCGCGCTGGCCGAGGAGGGATTCGGGGTCCTGCTGCTGGATGCGCGGGCGCACGGCGAGAGCGGCGGCGAGACCGTCACCTTCGGCGGCGGGGATATCCTTTCCGCCGCGGCGTTCCTGCGGGAGCAGGAGGACGTGAGCGGGAAGATCGGCATCCTGGGGATCTCGCTCGGCGGATTGCAAGCGATCCAGGCCGCGGCCGCGGAGGAGGACATCGCCGGTGTGCTCGCCGACGGCGCCGGTCCGAATGCGTTCGCCGACGTGCCGGTCTGGATCTCTCCGATGCGCCTGCTCGAGCTTCCCTTCCAATGGGTCGGCTTCCAGGTGTGGAAGCTGCAGGGTGTGCCGGGTCCGCTGCCGGTGACCGAAGCGCTCGGCCTCATCGCGCCGCGGCCGGTGCTGCTGATCTCGGGAGCGCGGGGCGATTACGAACGCGAGATGCAGCGTAAATTCCTCCGCGCCGCGGGGGAGAGCTGCACCCTGTGGGAAGTGCCGGAGGCCGGCCATACCGAAAGCTGGGACAAAAGAACCGGCGAATACCGGCAGCGAATGATTGCTTTCTTCCGGGATGCGCTTCTATCCATTTGATCGTATATCGTGGAAGCAAAGGATGGAAAACCCATGAATGCAGATTCCGCAACCAACCCGCAGTTCCCGGTCAAGCTCCGTCTCGCCCCCGTTCTGGCCTGCTCATGGGCGATCGTGATCGGCATGGCCGTGATGTCCGCTGCCGGCCTGCTGTTCCCTTCCGCGGTGTATCCGAGCGACGAATTCCGGAAAGCGTTCCTCCCCAACGACGCGGCGAACCTGATCATCGGCCTGCCGATCCTGCTCGGGTCGATGGCCTTCGCGGCGCGCGGGAAACTCGCCGGGCTGCTCCTGTGGCTGGGCGCGCTGCTGTATATCTTCTACAACTACCTGATCTATTTCTTCAGCATGCCGCTCGATTCAGCCATCCCGGCCTACCTCCTGCTGGTGCTGTTATGCGGATACGCGCTGCTCCGGCTGCGGCACGGCATCGACGGGGAAGCGGTGCGGAACCGGCTGGCCGGAGCCGTCCCCGAACGACTCGCCGGCGGGGTGCTGGCCGTCCTGGGAGCCCTGTATTTATTCCTGGCCGCGGGCAAGATCGTCGCCTCGATCGTCCGCGGGCCGCTCCTGACGGATACCGAGCTGGCGCTCAACCTCACCGACCTCGCCGTTTCTCCGCTGTGGATCCTCGGCGGGGTGATGCTCTGGCGCCGCAAGGCGGCCGGATACGCCTTTGGGTTGGGGCTGCTCTTTTCGCTTAGCATGCTGTTCGTCGGATTAATCTTCGTGTTCCTTCTGGAACCGTCGCTCACCGGCTCCGCGTTCCGCGCGGCGGATACGCTGGTGATCCTGGCCATGAGTCTGATCGTGTTCGTGCCGTTCTTCCTCTTCCTGCGCGGAGTCGTGCGGAGTGATCGGTCGAGTCCGAAAAATCCTGTCCGCGAGTCATCCTAAGGCGTGGCGGAGATCCTTCGGACGTAAATACCGCGTCCTCAGGTTGACATGGTATGAATGAGACTTTGGCCCTGCATTCCCGGGCCTCAGAAACCTCCATCCAAGGAGACCGCAACAGCCGATTGGGAGGTGCCGCATGAAGATTCTGGGAATCTCCGGAAGCCCAAACCCGGGCGGCAACACCGCCTTCGCCGTCCGGCATGCGCTGGACATCCTCAAATCCGAAGGCGCGCATTGCACCTTTCTTTCCCTGGCCGGGAAGGAGATCCATCCCTGCACCGGATGCTGGGCTTGTCAGAAGGCGCGCGAATGCCGCTACGACGACGATATGGCCGAAATCCTTGCGGCGCTGCGAGGGTGCGACGGGCTGATCCTCGGCTCTCCGGTATACTTCGGCATGGTCTCCGGCATCCTGAAAAACATGATGGACCGCACGGTTCCGCTGCGGCCGGCGTACGACCAGGACCTGGAGCTTTCCGGGAAGGTCGGCGGCGGGATCGCCTGCGGCGGCTTCCGCAACGGCGGCCAGGAGACCACCCTGCAGAACATCCACACCTTCCTGCTGCAGCAGAACATGCGGGTGGTGAGCGACGGGCGGGGGTTCAGCCACGCCGGCGGAACGATCATGGGCGAGGCGAAGACCGACACGCTCGGCCTGCGCACCGTGGAGAACCTGGCGCGGAACATGTACCGGATGCTCAAGCACACCGCGGCGGCGAAGTGAATCCGCAAAGGGAGCCTTGAAAGACGCGAATAAAATAAACCAAGCGCCCTCAGCGCTCTTCGTGCCCATCGAGGATACCAAAGGAGAAACGGAATCATGAATGCAGCCGGGAAATTGAATCTCGGCATCGACCTTGCCAAACCGATGACCCGCGACGAGTATCATGAGTATTGGAGCCGGATTGCGCGGGTCGAGATCAAGATGATACAAAAACGCGGGGAGTGCAAACACTACCTGGGCGACGTTTTCTATTATGAGAATCCCTACCTGTGGCCCGCGGGCGTGTGCCCGGCGCTGCTGCACGTGATCGACCTGTACGTCTGGCGGGCGGCGCTGGGATTCCCCTCCTGGAACGAGGAGGATCCGCGCGTTCACCGGATTCACTGCCCGGACCACACCGGCACGATTTAGGCGGTGCGAAGGGCGCCGCCTCACCCCCATCCCCCGGCTCCTCCCCCCTCTTCCGGATTGACTCCGGGAGAGAGGGAAGCGGTGCAGGGGTAGGAGGCGAGGGATGAAATACAAACACACCAACATCATTTCCAAGGACTGGCGTGCGCTGGTGCACTTCTATGAGGAAGTGTTCGAATGCGTCCGCGTGCCGCCGGAGCGGCACATGGCGGGCGAGTGGCTGGAACGGGGGACGGGCGTGCCCGGCGCGGCGATCGACGGGGTCCACCTGCGCCTGCCCGGATGGGGCGAAGCGGGACCGACGCTCGAGATTTTCCAGTACGCCCGCAACGAGCCCAAGCCCGCGCCGGCGGCCAACCGCGAGGGCTTTTCCCACCTCGCCTTCGAAGTGGAAAACGTCGAAGCCTGCCTGCGGGCCGTGATCGCCCGCGGCGGCCGCGCGATCGGCTCCGCCGTCTCGCGCACGGTGGAGGGCGTGGGCCGGCTGACGTTCGTCTACGCCGCGGATCCGGAAGGCAACATCCTGGAGCTGCAATCCCGGGGGTAAGGCGGGCAGTCCGCGCCTGACCGGTATCGTCCACCTGACAGGTGTCGGACACCTGTCAGGTGCAGGCCGCCGGTTTGCCTCGGCCGTCGGCACCGGATCAGAATCCTCGACATCCGGTAACGCCCAAAGTCTCCGGCGCCCACTTTTCCAATATGGCGCCGAAAAAGAAATTCGCGATTGTCATTGCGCACAGCCAAGAAGGGCAACGCCCCCTACGTTCGCCCCCACTCCCCCCGGCAAAGAGCATGCCGAGGGCGGGCGCGAGGACATGCTCGCAAAACCGTTATCCATAGCCCTTTCCGCTTCCCGCCGCCGGATTGCTCATTTCACGAACGGGATGCTCAGCGGGTAGTGGACGGGCTTATCCGCCAGGGACCGCATGGCGTTGACCACGCCCTGGAAGGCGCAGAAGACTCCGATGAAAATCGCGGGCATCGGCAGGCACAGGGTGGCCGCCAGGAACAGGCGCGAGCTTTCCATTTCCCGCACGAGCCCCTCTCCCGCGAAGATCAGCAAGGCGGGGTAGAGCATGAGCAGGAAACCGGAGGCGGCCAGCAGCAGGATCATGGTGATCTGGAAGTTCAGCACCAACCGCCCCTGTTGGTCGATCCGGCAGGAGCGGTTCTTCATCCACGACCACAACAGCAGCGGAACGAGGAAGACGCAGGCGATGCTGCTCAGATGGAGGACCGTCAGCCACAGGTTTTCATTGGCCGCATTCTCCCCGCCGAAATCAAACTCGAGAGCCGCACCCAGGCAATGCAGGGTGTAGGCCCGCGGATCGACCTCGCCGCTTTCGATGCGCTGGATGGTGCGCGGGCTGACTTCGCAACGCTCCGCCAACTGCTCCTGCGTGAGGCCCTTTTGCTGGCGCAATTCCGCGACCCTCAATCCAAGTTCGGTCTGGTTCATGTTTTTTCCCTTTCGTTTTGCCCCTATTCTAGAAACCGCCTCCGGAATCGCAACGCCGTGGATACGACATTTATACGACATTTGCCTTCCGCCCGCGATCTCCCCGACTGGCAGCACGCCGCCTGTCTGCCGCCGGAGAGGCGGATCCGGAGCAGGGAGGGGCGTTCCGGTCTGCGGAGGGCGCGGCCGCCCACATCGGTAAAAATCTGTTTGGCCGTCCGCCTGGGATTCGGTAAAATATGCGCTGTCAAATCCCATGCAAAATGTCATTGAGTGCCTGCAATGAGGCCCGGACCCGGCGCAGCCTGCATCCGGGTTGGGCAGGAATGCATCATGGGGCCGGGCGTGCGCCGCCGGCATGCTGGAGAGGATAGACCATGGCCAAAATCGCGCTGATCGGATACGGCCGGATGGGCCGGACGGTGCGGCAGTTCGCGGAAGCCCGGGGCCACACGATCACCGCCGTCGTCGATCCCTTGGGCGGCGGGGAGTGCCGCAAGGAAATCACCGCCGAGGCGCTCGCCGACGCGGAGGTGTGCATCGACTTCACCACCCCGCAAACGGCGGTGGAGAACATCCGCTGCGTCGCGATGCTGGGCAAGAACATGGTGATCGGCACCACCGGCTGGTATAATCGCATCGAGGACGTGAAACGGACCGTCGCCGAGCACAAGGTCGGGCTGATCTGGTCGGGCAATTTCTCGCTCGGGGTCAACGCGCTGTTCCGCATCATCGGCTGCGCCGCGCGGATGTTCGACCGCCTGCCGGAGTACGACGTGCTCGGCCACGAATTCCACCATAAAGGCAAAGCCGATTCCCCCTCCGGCACGGCCGCGATGCTGGGGAACATCCTGCTCCAAAACATCGCCCGCAAGCGGCGGCTGGTAACGGACAAACTGGACCGCAAAATCGAACCCGACGAAATCCAATTTTCAAGCACCCGCGGCGGCGCGATTCCCGGCACGCATCTGGTGCTGTTCGACAGCCCGGTCGACACGATCGAAATCCGGCACACCGCCCGCGGCCGCGAGGGATTCGCCGCCGGCGCGGTGACGGCCGCCGAGTTCATCCGCGGTAAAAAAGGGGTCTACTCGATCGACGACCTGATGAACGAGGTCCTGGGCCCCGCCGATCCCCCCGCCCCATCCGCGAAGAAAAAATAAAAGGAGCGATCCGATGAATCTCCGAGGCACCTACACCGCCATCGTCACCCCCTTCACCGAATATGAGAACGTCGACGAAGGGGCGCTCAAGAAGCTGATCGACTTCAACCTGGCCGGCGGCGTCACCGGGATCGTCCCCTGCGGTACCACCGGCGAAAGCCCGACCCTCACCCACGACGAGCACGACCGGGTGATCGAGCTGACCGTCGAGCACGTCAACGGGCGCGCGCTGGTCCTGGCCGGCACCGGCTCCAACTCCACCCGCGAGGCCGTCCGCCTCAGCAAGCACGCCCGCAAGGCCGGCGCCGACGCGCTGCTCCTGGTCACGCCCTACTACAACAAGCCCACCCAGGAAGGCATGTACCGCCACTTCCGCGAGATCGCCGAAAGCGTCTCGATCCCCTCGATCATCTACAACATCAAGGGCCGCACGGGCGTGAACCTCGAAACCGACACGCTGGTGCGGCTGATGACCGACTGCGCCAACGTCGTCGGGGTGAAGGAAGCCTCGGGCGACTTGAACCAGATGAAGGACGTGATCGCGCGCAAGACCAAGGAATTCTGCGTGCTTTCCGGCGACGACAACATGACCATGCCGCTGATCAAAGCCGGCGGCGACGGGGTGATCTCGGTCGCCAGCAACATCGTCCCGGAGAAGATGTCGAAGATGGTGGCCCTCGCCCTGGAAGGCAAGACGGCCGAGGCCGAGGCGCTGGAGAAGGAGCTCGCCCCGCTGTTCGCCGTCGAGTTCGTCGAGACCAACCCGATCCCGATAAAGTACATGCTCTCGCTCAAGGGCATGTGCCAGGAGCGCTACCGATTGCCGATCTGCGAGCTGCGCCCGCCGAATAAGGAAAAGGTCCAGGCGGTGATGAAGCAGATGGGTCTGCTGTAGGACTCTCCACATTCCACCCTCCTCATCCTTCTCCCCCCACCCCTCCTCCTTCTCCTGGCATAAGTCAGGAGAAGGAGGAGGGGTGGGGGTGGAGGATGAGGAAGGAATTGCGACGCGACGATGAACAGGCCCCTGCCCTTCACGCTGGACCGGATCCGCGAAATTGCCCGCACCCACCCGACCCCGTTCCACCTCTACGACGAAAAGGGGATCCGCGGGGCCGCGCGGCTGCTCAAGGCCTCGTTCTCCGGAATCCCCGGCTTCAAGGAATTCTTCGCCGTCAAGGCCCTGCCCAACCCGTTCATCCTTAAGATGTTAAAGGAAGAAGGCTTCGGCGCGGACTGCAGTTCGCTGGCGGAACTGCTGTTGGCTGAGAAGGTCGGGATCACCGGCGGGGACATCATGTTCTCGTCGAACGACACGCCCGCCCGCGAGTACGTCAAGGCGCACGAACTGGGCGCGATCATCAACCTCGACGACATCAGCCACATCGACTTTCTG
This sequence is a window from Anaerolineales bacterium. Protein-coding genes within it:
- a CDS encoding SHOCT domain-containing protein, with the protein product MKNLRWVFILGGVIAVVSFTVSILGVAQEADWSAVREMNIPRMLETEELFPIPVMLIGLGITLWMLHHFYRLIVPPTIKNGVTADARVLKVWDTGTTINDNPQIGMLLEVKSPSGEVFQAEAKTLVSRLNAALVRPGITAQVVYDPEKPKRIQLKEVHVQNPAEENSVARMEELETLRTKRLITEEEYQEKRKQILANL
- a CDS encoding helix-turn-helix domain-containing protein, with translation MNQTELGLRVAELRQQKGLTQEQLAERCEVSPRTIQRIESGEVDPRAYTLHCLGAALEFDFGGENAANENLWLTVLHLSSIACVFLVPLLLWSWMKNRSCRIDQQGRLVLNFQITMILLLAASGFLLMLYPALLIFAGEGLVREMESSRLFLAATLCLPMPAIFIGVFCAFQGVVNAMRSLADKPVHYPLSIPFVK
- the dapB gene encoding 4-hydroxy-tetrahydrodipicolinate reductase → MAKIALIGYGRMGRTVRQFAEARGHTITAVVDPLGGGECRKEITAEALADAEVCIDFTTPQTAVENIRCVAMLGKNMVIGTTGWYNRIEDVKRTVAEHKVGLIWSGNFSLGVNALFRIIGCAARMFDRLPEYDVLGHEFHHKGKADSPSGTAAMLGNILLQNIARKRRLVTDKLDRKIEPDEIQFSSTRGGAIPGTHLVLFDSPVDTIEIRHTARGREGFAAGAVTAAEFIRGKKGVYSIDDLMNEVLGPADPPAPSAKKK
- a CDS encoding flavodoxin family protein; translation: MKILGISGSPNPGGNTAFAVRHALDILKSEGAHCTFLSLAGKEIHPCTGCWACQKARECRYDDDMAEILAALRGCDGLILGSPVYFGMVSGILKNMMDRTVPLRPAYDQDLELSGKVGGGIACGGFRNGGQETTLQNIHTFLLQQNMRVVSDGRGFSHAGGTIMGEAKTDTLGLRTVENLARNMYRMLKHTAAAK
- a CDS encoding alpha/beta fold hydrolase; translation: MRKNPVPRRSAVYARNLIRFAAGTLAAGLLVAFYGILPFQYAEGRAHPPRLPVCCATPADWEIPFAEIEIPSEAGILLRGWYIRSRNGAAVIVAHGLGGNRISVLPQGIALAEEGFGVLLLDARAHGESGGETVTFGGGDILSAAAFLREQEDVSGKIGILGISLGGLQAIQAAAAEEDIAGVLADGAGPNAFADVPVWISPMRLLELPFQWVGFQVWKLQGVPGPLPVTEALGLIAPRPVLLISGARGDYEREMQRKFLRAAGESCTLWEVPEAGHTESWDKRTGEYRQRMIAFFRDALLSI
- a CDS encoding VOC family protein, translated to MKYKHTNIISKDWRALVHFYEEVFECVRVPPERHMAGEWLERGTGVPGAAIDGVHLRLPGWGEAGPTLEIFQYARNEPKPAPAANREGFSHLAFEVENVEACLRAVIARGGRAIGSAVSRTVEGVGRLTFVYAADPEGNILELQSRG
- a CDS encoding 4-hydroxy-tetrahydrodipicolinate synthase, whose translation is MNLRGTYTAIVTPFTEYENVDEGALKKLIDFNLAGGVTGIVPCGTTGESPTLTHDEHDRVIELTVEHVNGRALVLAGTGSNSTREAVRLSKHARKAGADALLLVTPYYNKPTQEGMYRHFREIAESVSIPSIIYNIKGRTGVNLETDTLVRLMTDCANVVGVKEASGDLNQMKDVIARKTKEFCVLSGDDNMTMPLIKAGGDGVISVASNIVPEKMSKMVALALEGKTAEAEALEKELAPLFAVEFVETNPIPIKYMLSLKGMCQERYRLPICELRPPNKEKVQAVMKQMGLL